One window of the Deinococcus apachensis DSM 19763 genome contains the following:
- a CDS encoding AbrB/MazE/SpoVT family DNA-binding domain-containing protein has product MRVKVRVVRDGHAEIPENVAQALGIRDGDEVELTLRGRGRRTVRRYPGRAHLLAWRPAAYGHSQKLVPLHVEVVPPDPRRVRTVLEEVPPGVDRVAWLAQRMLVDFARLGTAPRRPTSEVMRDLRGYDEFDEAERRGETS; this is encoded by the coding sequence ATGAGGGTCAAGGTGCGGGTTGTTCGGGACGGTCACGCCGAGATTCCGGAGAACGTGGCGCAGGCGCTGGGTATTCGCGATGGCGACGAGGTGGAGCTGACCCTGCGTGGGCGCGGGAGGCGGACGGTGCGGCGGTACCCAGGCCGCGCTCACCTGCTCGCGTGGAGGCCCGCTGCCTATGGCCATAGCCAAAAGCTCGTTCCTCTCCACGTCGAGGTCGTCCCGCCCGACCCGCGCCGCGTCCGCACCGTGCTGGAGGAGGTGCCGCCAGGAGTAGATCGGGTGGCGTGGCTGGCCCAGCGGATGCTTGTGGACTTTGCCCGGCTGGGCACCGCGCCCCGGCGCCCAACCTCCGAGGTGATGCGCGACCTGCGCGGCTACGACGAGTTCGATGAGGCTGAGCGGCGGGGGGAAACTTCTTAG
- a CDS encoding tyrosine-type recombinase/integrase codes for MGDVRFHDLRNTYASLMLSKGVPMEVVSEKLGHSRPSTTASIYRHIFVEEHERHTFALGDLLTPKPLKIRSAARRVEEVRDEEPAA; via the coding sequence TTGGGTGACGTCCGCTTTCACGACCTGCGGAACACATATGCCAGCCTGATGTTGAGCAAGGGGGTGCCGATGGAGGTGGTGAGCGAGAAGCTGGGGCACAGCCGCCCCAGCACGACGGCCAGCATCTACCGCCACATCTTCGTCGAGGAGCACGAGCGCCACACCTTCGCCCTGGGCGACCTGCTCACCCCCAAGCCGCTCAAGATCAGGAGCGCGGCCCGGCGGGTAGAAGAGGTGCGGGACGAAGAACCTGCGGCCTGA
- a CDS encoding site-specific integrase, translating to MRVILRQALQEAVFDEIVARNVAEVAKLPSFRRGKTARALDAQEVEAFMKAAREHRLGVLFAFVLATGLRRGEVCALKWTHLDLTKGLLPVRENITVVNGKATLGTPKTESGVRDLNFAPETVALLREHLHDQGGDRTGHVFTNVTGLPDQASGKDRQAGGIG from the coding sequence GTGCGGGTCATCCTGCGTCAGGCCCTGCAGGAGGCCGTGTTCGACGAGATCGTGGCCCGGAACGTGGCGGAGGTGGCCAAGCTCCCCAGCTTCAGGCGGGGGAAGACGGCCAGGGCGCTGGACGCCCAGGAAGTGGAGGCGTTCATGAAGGCAGCGAGGGAACACCGGCTGGGCGTTTTGTTCGCCTTCGTGCTGGCGACTGGGCTCCGTCGGGGGGAGGTCTGTGCCCTGAAGTGGACGCACCTCGACCTGACGAAGGGCCTGCTGCCGGTGCGGGAGAACATCACGGTCGTGAACGGCAAGGCCACGCTGGGGACTCCGAAGACGGAATCGGGTGTCCGGGACCTGAACTTCGCGCCGGAGACGGTCGCGCTGCTCCGCGAGCACCTGCACGATCAGGGGGGTGATCGGACGGGGCACGTGTTCACGAACGTGACCGGACTCCCTGACCAAGCCAGCGGGAAAGATCGCCAGGCAGGCGGAATTGGGTGA